The following proteins come from a genomic window of Chryseobacterium glaciei:
- a CDS encoding cysteine desulfurase family protein → MNKIYLDNAATTPLSEEVIDAMVGTMKMNFGNPSSTHSFGQEAKILLENVRRQIADYLHVTPAEIIFTSCGTESNNMIIKSSVENLGVERIISSPLEHKCVSESILDMKNRKGVEVAYIRPNEKGDIDLNKLEELLKASDKKTLVSLMHVNNEIGNIYDIKRIAELCKANNALFHSDTVQTMAHMPLDFSDIAVDFASCSAHKFHGPKGAGFAFIRKASGLKGIITGGPQERSLRAGTENVAGIVGLGKALEISIKNMEAYATHMQEIKDYAIERLSAEVSGIKFNGRSAEKENSLYTVLSALLPYKNPLIGLQLDMKGIAISQGSACSSGASKPSMVMMMVLSEDEMDGCTPLRISFSHMTTKAEIDALVSALKEISSDYAIEKTNVEHR, encoded by the coding sequence ATGAATAAAATATATTTAGATAACGCTGCAACAACGCCTCTTTCGGAAGAAGTTATTGATGCAATGGTAGGCACCATGAAGATGAATTTCGGGAATCCGTCTTCAACTCACAGCTTCGGTCAGGAAGCAAAAATTCTTCTTGAAAATGTAAGAAGGCAGATCGCAGATTATCTTCACGTAACTCCGGCTGAGATCATTTTTACCTCTTGTGGAACAGAATCTAATAATATGATCATCAAATCCAGCGTAGAAAACCTTGGAGTAGAAAGGATCATCAGCTCTCCTTTGGAACATAAATGTGTTTCTGAGAGTATTTTGGATATGAAAAACAGAAAAGGAGTAGAGGTAGCTTATATTCGTCCTAACGAAAAAGGTGATATTGATCTTAATAAATTAGAGGAATTATTAAAAGCTTCCGATAAGAAAACGTTGGTAAGCTTAATGCATGTCAACAACGAGATCGGAAATATTTACGATATTAAAAGGATAGCAGAATTGTGCAAGGCAAATAATGCACTTTTCCATTCAGATACAGTTCAGACAATGGCTCATATGCCGTTGGATTTTTCTGATATTGCTGTAGATTTCGCTTCTTGCAGTGCCCATAAATTCCACGGTCCAAAAGGTGCAGGTTTTGCTTTCATCAGAAAAGCATCAGGATTAAAAGGTATTATCACAGGCGGACCTCAGGAAAGAAGCCTGAGAGCAGGAACTGAAAATGTTGCAGGAATTGTTGGTTTAGGCAAAGCATTAGAGATTTCTATTAAAAATATGGAAGCTTATGCAACCCATATGCAGGAAATTAAAGACTACGCAATTGAAAGATTGTCTGCTGAGGTTTCAGGCATTAAATTCAACGGAAGAAGTGCTGAAAAGGAAAACAGTCTTTACACGGTTTTAAGTGCTTTACTGCCTTATAAAAACCCTCTGATAGGACTTCAGTTGGATATGAAAGGAATCGCCATTTCTCAGGGAAGTGCTTGCTCTTCGGGAGCTTCAAAACCTTCAATGGTGATGATGATGGTTTTATCTGAGGATGAGATGGATGGTTGTACACCGTTACGTATTTCGTTTAGTCATATGACAACTAAAGCTGAAATTGATGCTTTGGTAAGTGCTTTGAAAGAGATTTCAAGCGATTACGCTATAGAAAAAACAAATGTTGAGCATAGATAG
- the trxA gene encoding thioredoxin has protein sequence MALEITDSSFAEILSKSNEQPVLVDFWAVWCGPCRTLGPIIEEVATDFDGKAIVGKVDVDNNQEISMQYGIRNIPTVLIFRNGEVVDKIVGVAPKETIAEKLTAHL, from the coding sequence ATGGCTTTAGAAATTACAGATAGCTCATTCGCGGAGATACTTTCAAAATCAAATGAACAACCGGTATTGGTTGACTTTTGGGCAGTATGGTGTGGACCATGTAGAACTTTGGGACCAATCATCGAAGAAGTGGCAACAGATTTTGATGGAAAAGCAATAGTAGGAAAGGTAGATGTAGACAACAATCAGGAAATTTCTATGCAATATGGTATCAGAAATATCCCTACAGTTCTAATTTTTAGAAACGGTGAGGTTGTTGATAAAATCGTTGGAGTAGCTCCAAAAGAGACGATCGCTGAGAAATTAACTGCACACTTATAA
- a CDS encoding HAD family hydrolase — MKKLYCFDFDGTLTYKDTMFMYLKFYDSAKFRVQFLRHIPLFILLKLKLAETEKVKKSFIGSILKGQTQEKIEKKAKQFFEENYPKIVRENALDFIHNIDRDNTQSLLVTASLDIWTKPFAEALQMQLVSTRAEFKNGVFTGNFIGKNCNGNEKLMRIKEEISNSKYDKIIAFGDTSGDKQMLKWANEGHYQFFH; from the coding sequence ATGAAAAAATTGTATTGTTTTGATTTTGACGGAACCCTTACCTATAAAGATACCATGTTTATGTATCTTAAATTTTATGATTCTGCCAAGTTTCGGGTACAATTTTTAAGACATATTCCGCTTTTCATTTTATTAAAATTAAAATTGGCCGAAACTGAAAAAGTAAAGAAAAGTTTCATCGGATCTATCCTGAAAGGGCAGACTCAGGAGAAAATAGAGAAAAAAGCCAAGCAATTCTTTGAAGAGAACTATCCAAAAATCGTTCGCGAAAATGCGCTCGATTTTATTCATAATATCGATAGAGATAATACACAAAGTTTATTGGTCACTGCCTCATTAGATATCTGGACAAAACCATTTGCCGAAGCATTACAAATGCAGCTTGTTTCCACGCGTGCAGAGTTTAAAAACGGAGTTTTCACAGGAAATTTCATTGGTAAAAACTGCAACGGAAACGAAAAATTAATGAGAATAAAAGAAGAAATAAGCAATTCTAAATACGATAAAATTATTGCTTTTGGCGATACTTCGGGAGATAAGCAAATGCTTAAATGGGCGAATGAAGGACATTACCAATTTTTTCACTAA
- a CDS encoding SDR family NAD(P)-dependent oxidoreductase produces the protein MIVLGSTSEVAQAFVEKALQEGEKFEKIYLFTSSKETTERFARHIDVMFLQQSEVIELDLMKEIDYNQFDYVNSNVLFCATGYLGDGTEESLYDNKNTERIIDINYSKLVPVMNYFAQKFESRRSGTIIGLSSVAGDRGRQSNFIYGSAKAAFTAYLSGLRNYLFEKKVHVMTVKPGFMATKMTEGLPLNPKLTATPKQAAACIYKAFKKQKDVVYVLPIWGVIMMIIRNIPEFIFKKLKL, from the coding sequence ATGATAGTTCTGGGAAGTACGTCTGAGGTAGCTCAGGCTTTTGTTGAAAAAGCTTTGCAGGAAGGCGAAAAGTTTGAAAAAATCTATCTTTTCACGTCTAGCAAAGAAACTACGGAGAGATTTGCAAGACATATTGATGTGATGTTTTTACAGCAATCTGAGGTGATAGAACTGGATCTGATGAAGGAAATTGATTATAATCAGTTTGATTATGTCAATTCAAATGTATTATTTTGTGCAACAGGATATTTGGGAGACGGAACGGAAGAAAGTCTGTACGACAATAAAAATACGGAGAGAATTATTGATATTAATTACTCAAAATTAGTTCCTGTGATGAATTATTTTGCCCAAAAATTTGAAAGCAGAAGATCAGGAACAATTATCGGATTGTCGTCTGTAGCAGGAGATCGAGGAAGACAGAGTAATTTCATTTACGGAAGCGCAAAAGCAGCTTTTACGGCTTATTTAAGCGGACTAAGGAATTATTTATTTGAGAAAAAAGTTCATGTCATGACGGTAAAACCTGGTTTTATGGCCACAAAAATGACAGAAGGCTTACCTTTAAATCCAAAATTAACGGCAACTCCAAAACAGGCTGCGGCTTGTATTTATAAAGCATTCAAAAAACAGAAAGACGTTGTATACGTTTTACCAATTTGGGGCGTTATAATGATGATCATCAGGAATATTCCTGAATTTATATTTAAAAAATTAAAGCTTTAA